From a single Meiothermus sp. Pnk-1 genomic region:
- the recF gene encoding DNA replication and repair protein RecF (All proteins in this family for which functions are known are DNA-binding proteins that assist the filamentation of RecA onto DNA for the initiation of recombination or recombinational repair.), which yields MRLLRLRQTHFRNLKSPEFAPPPGLTTVVGGNAQGKSNLLEAIYLALGGELKNGLSERIAFGQTEAWVYAEIETQFGLSRLENKLSLPRSGSSGGRELWLNEASASLKEFAQLPGAVLLGPDDLDLVLGPPEERRRFLDLLLSRFSARYRAVLSAYSRALQQRNALLKMGGKGLAVWNAELAKYGAEILSLRRRMLRKLSPLAREAYRELAPGELHLELLETTPPEEFLPALEDTMQQDLERGATSIGPHRDDLAMRLDGRDALKFASRGEARSIALALRLGEHRLLWQHYDEAPLLLVDEWHTELDPRRRGALLSYAQSLPQAILAGLEAPENGGAVVWIEAGVWG from the coding sequence GTGCGCCTTTTGCGCTTGCGGCAGACCCATTTTCGCAACCTGAAGTCCCCGGAGTTCGCCCCTCCGCCGGGGCTTACCACGGTGGTGGGCGGCAACGCGCAGGGCAAGAGCAACCTGCTCGAGGCCATCTACCTAGCCTTGGGCGGCGAGCTCAAAAACGGCCTCTCCGAGCGGATCGCCTTCGGGCAGACCGAGGCTTGGGTCTATGCCGAGATCGAGACCCAGTTTGGCCTGAGCCGCCTGGAGAACAAGCTCTCCTTGCCCCGCTCCGGCTCATCGGGCGGACGTGAACTGTGGCTCAACGAGGCGAGCGCTAGCCTCAAGGAGTTCGCCCAGTTGCCGGGGGCGGTGTTGCTGGGGCCAGACGACTTGGATCTGGTGCTGGGCCCCCCGGAGGAGCGCCGCCGCTTTCTCGACTTGCTGTTGTCGCGCTTCTCGGCCCGCTACCGCGCGGTGCTCTCGGCGTACTCGCGGGCGTTACAACAGCGCAACGCCCTGCTCAAGATGGGGGGCAAGGGGCTCGCGGTGTGGAACGCCGAGCTGGCCAAGTATGGCGCCGAGATCCTCAGCCTGCGGCGGCGGATGCTGAGAAAGCTCTCTCCGTTGGCCCGTGAGGCGTACCGCGAGCTGGCTCCCGGCGAACTCCACCTCGAGCTGCTGGAAACCACCCCCCCCGAGGAGTTTTTACCCGCCCTCGAGGACACCATGCAGCAAGACCTCGAGCGCGGGGCGACCAGCATCGGCCCCCACCGCGACGATCTGGCGATGCGCTTGGATGGGCGCGACGCTTTGAAGTTCGCCAGCCGCGGCGAAGCCCGTTCGATCGCCTTGGCCTTGCGCCTGGGCGAGCACCGCCTCTTGTGGCAGCACTACGACGAGGCTCCGCTCTTGCTGGTGGATGAGTGGCATACCGAACTCGACCCGCGCCGCCGAGGGGCCTTGCTCAGCTATGCCCAGAGCCTGCCCCAGGCCATCCTGGCCGGGCTCGAGGCTCCCGAAAACGGCGGAGCGGTGGTCTGGATCGAGGCGGGGGTGTGGGGCTAG
- a CDS encoding sulfite exporter TauE/SafE family protein — MELTPASWSVAVLAALIVGASKSGVPGGGILAVALFAQIFPARESTGALLPVLIVGDLLAVTLLRQHVNWPRLWRLFPWTAAGILLGVGVLAVIDDAELRGVIGGLIVAMTVYQLAQRFRDRPPLVGVRRYAVPTGNLPSASWVFTLGMGLSAGVTTMVANAAGPFTTLYLLAMRLDKLEFVGTTAWFFLAVNLFKLPFAVGLGLISWQTLQVDLLLAPAVGVGALWGRWMLRQMDQALFERLVLGLALLGGLRLLF, encoded by the coding sequence GTGGAACTGACCCCAGCATCTTGGTCTGTAGCCGTCCTTGCGGCCTTAATTGTAGGAGCCTCGAAGTCGGGGGTGCCCGGCGGAGGAATCCTGGCGGTTGCCCTTTTCGCCCAGATCTTCCCGGCCAGGGAGTCCACCGGGGCGCTGCTCCCGGTGCTGATCGTAGGTGACCTCCTGGCGGTGACATTGCTGCGCCAGCACGTCAACTGGCCGCGGCTTTGGCGGCTTTTCCCTTGGACCGCTGCAGGCATCCTGCTGGGGGTGGGAGTGCTGGCCGTGATCGACGACGCCGAGCTTCGGGGGGTGATCGGGGGGTTGATCGTGGCGATGACGGTCTACCAGCTCGCGCAGCGTTTCCGGGATCGCCCCCCACTTGTAGGTGTACGGCGGTACGCCGTCCCGACAGGGAATCTACCTTCGGCCTCTTGGGTGTTCACCCTCGGCATGGGCCTATCGGCCGGCGTCACCACGATGGTAGCCAACGCCGCCGGGCCGTTCACCACCCTCTATCTGTTGGCCATGCGGCTAGACAAGCTCGAGTTCGTAGGCACCACCGCCTGGTTTTTTCTGGCCGTCAACCTCTTCAAGCTACCGTTCGCGGTGGGGCTCGGCCTGATCAGCTGGCAGACCTTGCAGGTCGACTTGCTGCTGGCCCCCGCGGTGGGGGTGGGGGCCTTGTGGGGGCGCTGGATGCTTCGCCAGATGGACCAGGCGCTCTTTGAGCGGTTGGTGCTGGGGCTGGCCCTCCTAGGCGGGCTACGGCTGCTGTTTTGA
- a CDS encoding DUF721 domain-containing protein, with protein MVRRSSNVHRPAELLGKILKTHGLEHGFRRGKALALWPKVAGEMLAQMSEAAALEDGVLMVYVPDSAAAFHLKFQREEFLRRYEKHLPGTVTDIRFRERRLVGKAADKAQPAPPPPLSPEEEARLRALADKTPGELKAAVYRAARAVLQRQKLSPHPPCVICGSPEPENPCKNCQRLLGDPAVKREASRLIRKPLHPRLEGEPLQAAKYLAQMRLEAQLRELLPQVVKEPHLVAVLQDTARRYLQLRAGQPEVRPYLHLLPETLRQFLKEL; from the coding sequence ATGGTTAGGCGCAGCTCCAACGTCCACCGGCCCGCCGAACTTCTGGGAAAAATTCTCAAGACCCATGGCCTCGAGCACGGCTTCAGGCGGGGCAAGGCGCTGGCCCTTTGGCCCAAGGTGGCGGGGGAGATGCTGGCCCAGATGAGCGAGGCAGCCGCACTCGAGGACGGCGTGTTGATGGTCTATGTTCCTGATTCGGCGGCGGCCTTTCACCTCAAATTCCAGCGCGAGGAATTCCTCAGGCGCTATGAAAAGCACCTGCCTGGCACCGTAACCGATATCCGCTTTCGGGAAAGGCGCTTGGTGGGCAAAGCGGCGGACAAGGCCCAGCCCGCCCCTCCACCCCCCCTCTCCCCCGAGGAGGAGGCGCGGTTGCGGGCTTTGGCCGACAAGACCCCCGGGGAACTCAAGGCTGCCGTGTACCGGGCCGCCCGGGCGGTCTTGCAGCGGCAAAAGCTCTCTCCGCATCCTCCCTGCGTGATCTGTGGCTCGCCTGAGCCGGAAAACCCCTGTAAAAACTGCCAGCGGCTCCTGGGAGACCCCGCCGTAAAGCGCGAGGCCAGTCGGCTCATCCGCAAGCCGCTCCACCCCCGGCTCGAGGGGGAACCCCTCCAGGCGGCCAAATATCTGGCTCAGATGCGCCTCGAGGCCCAGCTTCGCGAGTTGCTCCCGCAGGTGGTCAAGGAGCCCCATCTGGTAGCGGTTTTGCAGGATACGGCCCGCCGCTACTTGCAACTTCGCGCGGGACAGCCCGAGGTCAGACCCTATCTCCACCTCCTCCCCGAGACCTTGCGCCAGTTCCTCAAAGAGCTCTAG
- a CDS encoding M48 family metallopeptidase: MKTVRAVDKERGQVKFGQRRIVFEIRRSSRRRTVGLQVDAERVLVSAPHRVRLETLQDFVLSKAPWIVKKQNEFAKMGLPPRRKFTTGEPLLYLGRRYTLERLPEEEGPAIRLWGGSFQVWANTASTARKLLEVWYEGRALERIPARVEFYSRQLGRTPQAVYIRDQRSRWGSCNLKGELRFNWRLMMAPSLLLDYVVAHEVCHLLIFDHSPAFWRLLGQIMPDYEERRRRLALTAHQYEL; this comes from the coding sequence GTGAAAACGGTGCGGGCAGTGGATAAAGAGCGGGGCCAGGTCAAGTTTGGGCAGCGCCGGATCGTCTTTGAGATCCGGCGCAGTTCCAGGCGGCGCACCGTGGGCCTGCAGGTGGACGCCGAGCGGGTACTGGTAAGCGCTCCTCATCGAGTTCGCCTAGAAACCTTGCAGGATTTCGTGCTCTCCAAAGCCCCCTGGATCGTGAAAAAGCAGAACGAGTTCGCCAAGATGGGCTTGCCGCCAAGGCGCAAATTCACGACCGGGGAACCGCTTTTATACCTGGGGCGGCGCTATACCCTCGAGCGCTTACCGGAGGAAGAGGGGCCTGCCATACGGCTATGGGGCGGTAGCTTTCAGGTTTGGGCCAACACCGCCAGCACCGCCCGCAAACTCCTCGAGGTCTGGTATGAAGGCCGAGCCCTCGAGCGCATTCCCGCGCGGGTGGAGTTTTACAGCCGACAGCTCGGCCGCACCCCCCAAGCGGTGTATATCCGCGACCAGCGCTCGCGGTGGGGTAGCTGCAACCTCAAGGGCGAGCTGCGCTTCAACTGGCGGCTCATGATGGCCCCTTCGCTCCTCCTCGATTACGTGGTAGCCCACGAGGTATGCCATTTGCTCATCTTCGACCACTCTCCCGCTTTCTGGCGTCTGCTGGGCCAAATCATGCCCGACTACGAGGAGCGCCGCCGCCGTCTGGCCCTCACCGCACACCAGTATGAGCTGTAG